The nucleotide sequence TAAGTGGGTTTTAATCCATATACCCCACATAAGGCGGCGGGAACTCGAATGGAGCCATTGGTGTCTGAGCCTAAAGAGATGGGGACGAGATGACTGGCGACGGCGGCGGCTGAACCGCCTGATGATCCTCCACTGATGCGCTTACGATCAAGGGGGTTGGGGGTAGCACCGTAATGACTGTTTTCTGTGACAAACCCATAGGCGTACTCATCCATATTGAGCGCCCCGACTAAAATGGCCCCGGCTTGTTTGAGACGAGTGATAGCGGTGGCTTCACGAATGGCCGGCGGGTTATCCGCATTGATTTTTGAGCCAGCCAAGGTAACCACCCCTGCAATATCAAAGAGATTTTTCACGGCAAAAGGCACGCCACACAGAGGGCCTAAAGGTTTGCCTTGTTCGAGTTCGCTATCAATTTGTCGGGCTTGAATTAAGGCCGTTTCTGCCGTAACTGTGGTAAAACAGTTGAGAGTGAGGTTACGTTTATTGATTTGTTGTAAAGTTTCTTTAATAATCGTAGTCGCCTTCGTTTTACCACTACGAATAGAGTCTGCCAAAGCTACTGCGTCCAAGGCTTTTAAACTCATTGTTCTTAAATTTCGTTTAGTCTGTTCCCCTCTCCGGTTGATTTAGGAGAGGGAATGATTTTAAGGTTCAAAAATCGGGGCGGCTTCAAGGTTTTCAGATAGAGGAAATTCTGTGACTAAAGAGGCGATCACCTCTAATCTCTGCCAATTTTCTACCACACCAGGCAGATATTTGGGTGAGATGGATAACCCCATCAGCCGCGCGGCAACTTTCACATAAGCCGTAGCTTCTTCTGTTGTCAATGTCGCCTCCCTTTTTTTTAGCGTCTGGTTGGCAGAGCCACTCCTTCTACGGATGCGCGGAAAGGTTCTACCGTATCATTATAATCAATGGGTAAAACAGCTACCACGTTATCATGGGGTCGAGGAATAATCACCCAAGTTTCTAAAGTTGCGCCTTCTGTACGTTTTACCGCTTCTATGCCAGCATCCATTGCTGTTTTAACTTCTTGTACATCGCCTCGGATGTTGAGGGTAAAACGGGCACTACCGGCTCTAATATAACCGACGATTGTAATTCGTCCCGCCTTAACCATCGCATCTGCTGCCGCTAAAATCCCCGGAAAACCCTTAGTTTCAATCGATCCCACTGCGGATTGGGCTGGCATACCACTCTCCTAATTTTTTGAATAAAAAAAGTATAATATCTCGTCAGACTCTAACTATAATCTAATTTGGGACAATACGCTAGAGAAGCTTATCGGAAGGCTTGCACTTTAGCGGTGTATTCGATCGGCAATACTGCTAAGACATTTTCCGGCGGGTTGGGGACAATATAGTAACTCACCACTTCTCCCCCTTCGGTTTGTGCGGCGGCTTTGAGTCCGGCTTCTACTGCCGGGGTAACTTCGGAAATGGGGCCTCTGATGGCGACTAAAAATTCTCCTCGTTCGGCGAGATCAAAATACACTAGAGTAACCCGCGCCCCTTTAACCATTGCATCAGCCGCCGCTAAAACGGCTGGAAATCCTATAGTTTGTATGACTCCGACTGCTTGGGGCATAGTTATTTTTCCCTTGCGTATAAAAATTGTTTTTGAGTTAGTTAATCTTTTATTTTAAATCCATTTGGCCTCATTCGAGCAAGTTTTATTCTACGGCAAATCCCGTATATTGACGTTTATAAGGGGCATGATAAGCCAAGACAATATCTTCTTTAGGGACTCCCCATTCTACTAACTCATTAGCTACTCCTATTTCTGTGCCATCGTGTTGTATCCAAATTTTGCCATTTTTCAGGTCAATTTGCAGGACACAGCCTCTAATTCTTTCATTTTCATCCCAACCCACATTGATAAGTTGATAGTGATCCTGTTCTCGATCAAAAATCATTTGCACTTCAACGTCTCCATATTTGGGTTTATATTGCCCATATTCTCTGATGAGTTTTTCTATATATTTTCGATATAGCTTTAATTTATCCATTCTCTAACTTCCTCCTTTTTAATATCATAAATGACCAGCTTTACTCCATTTTTTTTGATAGATACTTGAGTAAATAAAAGTCTGAAAAAAGTTGCATAAGCATCTTCTGAAACCGCTAGATATAAAATTCTATCGGGTTCTTTATTTTCAAGAATCATTCTGTAGTTAATGTATTGTCCTAAAGCAGTATGATATTCAGCCGTGATAGAAGCTTGCATAAAGCTTTTAACTTCAACAGCAATCTTTTGATGATCTTTTTCGGCGGCAATTAATTTCTCAGCCCCCAAATCAACATACATATCAACCCCGCCAAAAGTAAGATATAGGGGATCATCTGTAATGATCCATCCATCTTTAATTAGGGCGTTTTTGACGACATTATGAAAGAGATCTTTAGCTGGCATAGGAGCTAATTAAATTTTAATAGCACTCGGTTCATTAATCGCTGCAATGATACGATGACAGCCAGATTTTGGCTTGGCCCATTGATATTGATATTCTTGAGGGTTGCCCCAACATAACCCAAGATAAAGCTCGGTTTGAGCCGCGTCAACTTCTGCCCATTCAGCCTGTTGAATAAATTCCTCGAGAGAGTCTGGGTTAATTTGGCGGCGGCGGTGAATCACTAACCAATAATTCATGTCTTGGGTCATTTCCTGCCAAAATGATAAGACGGATTGTTTAGCAGACATAAGAATCTCTTTATCACCCGGAACAGCAATCAATTGATTGTGAAGTTCCGGAAAACGGATAGATTTGCCGCCAAAAGTGCAGACACGCCAGATAATCCCTGAGACTTGATGTTGTTGTTGATACTCATGGATTTGGCGGCGAAAGTCTTGATAGGCAAAGACTTTATTAACTTTCTGCATATCTATGGCTTTAGATAAGACCGGGTTATTGATCCGATCTTTTGAAGATAAGAGAATACGTTCTCCTCTCCAAGTTGCCCGCATCTCTTGGTCTAGAATATCGATTAGCTGTTGGGTCGTGTAAGTCATCACTCCAAATCTACAATTAACGTTGAGACTAAGAATACTCTTGCCATCAAGTGTATAAGAGAATTTAAGAAGATTTCACTATTTTCATGTTTGGAGAACATGACTAAATAGTCAAAAATCCGAGGTAGGGGCAGTCTGCTTGGGCCATACATGAGGGAAATTCAGAAAATACCTTTATCGAAGTCTTGATCTCATGTTTCTTGACTTTAAGCGGCTGATCATTAGCTTGGGAGTAATTTTATAGGGCAACAAATCTGTCAGTAGCATCAATTAAAGCACTCCTGATCCCGGGTTCAGTCATGGAATGTCCGGCATCAGGAATAATAACAAACTCGGCCTCTGGCCAAACCTGATGTAATTCCCAAGCGGTGATCATTGGACAGACTATATCATAGCGTCCCTGAACAATAACCGCCGGAATATGACGAATGCGAGGGACATTTTTGAGTAATTGATCTTCCTCTTCAAAAAAACCCTTATGAACAAAATAATGCGCTTCTATGCGGGCAAAAGCTAGAGCAAACTGCTCCTCACCAAACTTATGAGCCACTGCACTAAAAGGATATAATTTGCTGGTAGTTCCTTCCCAAATTGACCAAGCTTTAGCCGCTTCTAAACGAACCGATTGATCGGCACTGGTAAGGCGTTTATAATAAGCAGACAGTAAATCATCTCTTTCTTGTGGGGGAATGGGTTTGAGATAAGCTTCCCAAGCATCTGGAAAAATATAACTCGCGCCTTCCTGATAAAACCAATGTAACTCTTTAGACCGTAACATAAAAATTCCCCGCAAAATTAACCCCTTACATCGCTGCGGATGAGTTTGACTATAGGCCAAGGATAAGGTACTGCCCCAACTGCCGCCAAAAACCACCCATTGATTAATTTCTAAATGTTCCCGTAGCTTTTCAATATCATTGACTAAATGCCAAGTGGTATTTTCTGTTAACTCGGCGTGAGGGGTACTTTTGCCGCATCCCCGTTGATCAAAAATAATAATACGCCACTGTTGGGGATCAAAATATTGTCGATAAATGGGATCAATTCCGCCACCGGGTCCCCCGTGCAGAAAAATAACGGGTTTTCCTTGAGGGTTTCCCGACTCTTCAAAATAAATCCTATGTAATTGAGAAACCTGTAAATAACCGTCACGGTAAGGTTGAATGGGGGGATACAATTCTCGCATTTTCTTTTCAGTCGCAGCAAAATCTAAAATTTAAACTTTACAATAAAAATAGTCTGCCGTCGTCCGCGCATCTTTATCTGTCCTATGAGCGAACTATCTAAACGTATCATTATTCTAGGCGGGGGTTTTGGAGGATTATATACAGCCCTACGTCTTTCGGAATTTTCTTGGGAAAATTCTCACAAACCTGAAATCGTTCTGGTGGATAAGAGCGATCGCTTTTTATTTTCTCCCTTATTATACGAGTTAGTGACTGGAGAACTGCAAAGTTGGGAAATTGCCCCGCCTTTTGAGGAACTCTTAGCCGATACTAAGATTCATTTTCATCACGGTTGTGTTAATCAGATTGACCTTGAACAGTCTCAAGTTCAGCTAGATAATGGCAAAAACTTGACTTATGATAAATTGGTTTTGGCTTTGGGAGGACAAACCCCTCTAGATTTTGTGCCGGGTGCTAAAGAATATGCTATTCCTTTCCGAACCCTTGAAGATGCTTACCGTCTCGCACAAAGGCTTAAAGAACTAGAACAGTCCCAACTCGATAAAATTCGTGTGGTGGTTGTCGGTGGCGGCTATAGTGGGGTAGAGTTAGCCTGTAAGTTAGCGGATCGCTTAGGAGAAAGAGGACGAATTCGCATTGTGGAAATGAGCGAATCTATCTTAAATACCTCGCCAGAGTTTAACCGCAATGCGGCTAAAAAAGCTTTAGAGGAACGATTAGTTTGGTTAGATTTAGAGACAAAAGTCGAAGAAATTACGGCTGAGACGATTTCTTTAGTTTATAAAGGACAAGTTGATCCTATTCCTGTAGATCTCGTTTTATGGACAGTGGGAACTAAAGTTTCTGATTTTATTAAATCTTTGTCTTTGCCGCAAAATAGAGCCGGAAAATTGGTCACAAATTCTTTTTTACAAGCCGAAAATCATCCCTCAATTTATGTTCTTGGAGACCTCGCTGACTGTCGAGATAAAGACGGACAACTGGTTCCGGCTACGGCACAAGTTGCCATTCAACAAGCCGATTATTGTGCTTGGAATGTTTGGGCTTCGATCATGGGACGACCCCTATTACCTTTCCGTTATCAGGGATTAGGAGAAATGATGACTTTGGGGATCGATAATGCTACGCTGAGTAGTATGGGAGTTAAAATGGATGGAACTTTAGCTTATCTTGCTCGACGGTTGTTATATTTGTATCGTTTTCCCACGTTAAAACATCGCTTGGCTGTGGGGTTTAATTGGTTAAGCCGCCCGGTTTTAGAGTTATTTTTAAGTTGATTATTTAAGCTTGGCTTTTAACAATCTTAAAGCTAAGAAGTAAAATTTAACGAGGGACTTTTCTAGGCTAAATTTATTCTTTTTTGTCACAAATCTTAGTGAAGAAATTTTATCAGTTCTTGAGAGAAAAAATCC is from Gloeothece verrucosa PCC 7822 and encodes:
- a CDS encoding DUF4089 domain-containing protein; its protein translation is MTTEEATAYVKVAARLMGLSISPKYLPGVVENWQRLEVIASLVTEFPLSENLEAAPIFEP
- a CDS encoding carbon dioxide-concentrating mechanism protein CcmK, whose protein sequence is MPAQSAVGSIETKGFPGILAAADAMVKAGRITIVGYIRAGSARFTLNIRGDVQEVKTAMDAGIEAVKRTEGATLETWVIIPRPHDNVVAVLPIDYNDTVEPFRASVEGVALPTRR
- a CDS encoding carbon dioxide-concentrating mechanism protein CcmK, giving the protein MPQAVGVIQTIGFPAVLAAADAMVKGARVTLVYFDLAERGEFLVAIRGPISEVTPAVEAGLKAAAQTEGGEVVSYYIVPNPPENVLAVLPIEYTAKVQAFR
- a CDS encoding XisI protein gives rise to the protein MDKLKLYRKYIEKLIREYGQYKPKYGDVEVQMIFDREQDHYQLINVGWDENERIRGCVLQIDLKNGKIWIQHDGTEIGVANELVEWGVPKEDIVLAYHAPYKRQYTGFAVE
- a CDS encoding XisH family protein produces the protein MPAKDLFHNVVKNALIKDGWIITDDPLYLTFGGVDMYVDLGAEKLIAAEKDHQKIAVEVKSFMQASITAEYHTALGQYINYRMILENKEPDRILYLAVSEDAYATFFRLLFTQVSIKKNGVKLVIYDIKKEEVREWIN
- the pip gene encoding prolyl aminopeptidase translates to MRELYPPIQPYRDGYLQVSQLHRIYFEESGNPQGKPVIFLHGGPGGGIDPIYRQYFDPQQWRIIIFDQRGCGKSTPHAELTENTTWHLVNDIEKLREHLEINQWVVFGGSWGSTLSLAYSQTHPQRCKGLILRGIFMLRSKELHWFYQEGASYIFPDAWEAYLKPIPPQERDDLLSAYYKRLTSADQSVRLEAAKAWSIWEGTTSKLYPFSAVAHKFGEEQFALAFARIEAHYFVHKGFFEEEDQLLKNVPRIRHIPAVIVQGRYDIVCPMITAWELHQVWPEAEFVIIPDAGHSMTEPGIRSALIDATDRFVAL
- a CDS encoding NAD(P)/FAD-dependent oxidoreductase, encoding MSELSKRIIILGGGFGGLYTALRLSEFSWENSHKPEIVLVDKSDRFLFSPLLYELVTGELQSWEIAPPFEELLADTKIHFHHGCVNQIDLEQSQVQLDNGKNLTYDKLVLALGGQTPLDFVPGAKEYAIPFRTLEDAYRLAQRLKELEQSQLDKIRVVVVGGGYSGVELACKLADRLGERGRIRIVEMSESILNTSPEFNRNAAKKALEERLVWLDLETKVEEITAETISLVYKGQVDPIPVDLVLWTVGTKVSDFIKSLSLPQNRAGKLVTNSFLQAENHPSIYVLGDLADCRDKDGQLVPATAQVAIQQADYCAWNVWASIMGRPLLPFRYQGLGEMMTLGIDNATLSSMGVKMDGTLAYLARRLLYLYRFPTLKHRLAVGFNWLSRPVLELFLS